One genomic region from Sphingobacterium sp. UGAL515B_05 encodes:
- a CDS encoding NUDIX domain-containing protein, whose amino-acid sequence MTTTKCLPTAGLVSIKEDKLLLAYSNNRKAWYLPGGKIDAGEEALQSLRREILEELNINLDPDKISYYCHVTAPAYGLVPEVIMEQDCFLYPLTEQIEPSNEIGAVRYFSHQEYLEEPIQVIGVLHVFDKLKADGLI is encoded by the coding sequence ATGACAACAACAAAATGTTTGCCTACAGCGGGTTTAGTGAGTATTAAGGAGGATAAATTATTATTAGCGTATAGCAACAATAGAAAGGCATGGTATCTGCCGGGGGGAAAGATTGATGCGGGGGAGGAAGCTCTGCAGTCCCTTCGTCGTGAGATTTTGGAGGAGCTAAATATCAATCTGGATCCGGATAAAATATCCTATTATTGCCATGTTACAGCCCCGGCATATGGGCTTGTGCCAGAGGTTATCATGGAACAAGATTGTTTTTTGTATCCATTAACAGAACAGATCGAACCCAGTAATGAGATTGGCGCCGTTCGTTATTTTTCACACCAAGAGTACCTGGAAGAACCGATCCAGGTCATTGGCGTTTTGCATGTGTTTGACAAGTTGAAGGCTGACGGCTTGATTTGA
- a CDS encoding PLP-dependent aminotransferase family protein — protein sequence MLRPWNLTIDIDRSSSKAIYIQIADNIAADIQSGRLPKGTALPSSRSLAAQLKLNRNTVIDAIQLLLSEGWLVSQARRGIFVAAQLPYGSNLYVAQKIELSDHQPPTRIIFDDGNPDSKIAPVEQLGRAYRQIFKRSARWKMMGYADPRGHLDFREEIANMLNIERNMHIDKNKLCISRGSQMAMYLVAQCLLQPNDYIFVESPGYHSAWKIFEKARAKLIPIPVDTNGLIVEELLPHLLKKSNIKALYLTPHRQYPTTVTLNKERRSQLIALSNQYNFTIIEDDYDYEFHFEQVPYYPLASQQELINTVYIGTLSKVVAPALRIGYLATRNEQLLQQITELRYIIDIQGDNIMEQAVLELIQDGTIRRHIRKATQLYKRKRDFMIAQLDKHLQDHVNYTSPQGGLAVWLSFKHQIDWAFLFQKLKEKSVHIPHPENYSRENAFGGIRLGYGSLSEELIEEGIVILAELLEQAKLST from the coding sequence ATGCTTAGACCTTGGAATTTAACGATAGATATTGACAGATCCTCTTCAAAAGCGATTTACATCCAAATAGCGGATAACATTGCTGCTGATATTCAATCAGGTAGATTGCCGAAGGGAACGGCCTTACCGAGTAGCAGATCTCTTGCAGCCCAACTAAAATTAAACCGAAACACGGTAATTGACGCCATACAGTTGCTGTTGAGCGAAGGCTGGCTGGTTAGTCAAGCACGTAGAGGTATATTTGTAGCGGCCCAATTACCTTATGGCTCGAACCTATATGTTGCACAAAAGATCGAATTATCTGATCATCAGCCACCCACACGCATTATATTCGATGACGGTAATCCAGACAGTAAGATTGCCCCGGTAGAACAGCTCGGACGGGCCTATCGCCAAATTTTTAAACGCAGCGCACGTTGGAAAATGATGGGATACGCCGATCCCCGAGGTCATCTAGATTTTCGTGAAGAAATCGCCAATATGCTCAACATCGAACGCAACATGCACATCGATAAAAATAAGCTATGTATCAGTCGTGGAAGCCAAATGGCCATGTACCTGGTCGCTCAATGCCTATTGCAGCCCAATGATTATATTTTTGTGGAGTCTCCTGGATACCATTCAGCCTGGAAGATCTTTGAAAAAGCCCGTGCGAAATTGATTCCTATTCCCGTAGATACCAATGGTCTTATCGTTGAAGAATTGCTACCTCATTTATTGAAAAAGAGCAATATTAAGGCGCTATACCTTACCCCACATCGACAATATCCAACCACTGTCACATTAAACAAAGAACGGAGATCACAATTAATAGCATTATCCAACCAATATAACTTTACGATCATTGAGGATGATTACGACTACGAATTTCATTTTGAACAAGTTCCCTATTATCCGCTCGCTTCACAGCAGGAGCTGATCAATACAGTATACATTGGTACGCTGAGCAAAGTTGTCGCACCAGCACTCCGTATCGGTTATCTTGCAACGAGAAACGAGCAGTTGCTCCAGCAGATTACCGAACTTCGCTACATCATCGATATCCAAGGAGACAATATTATGGAGCAAGCTGTACTGGAACTCATTCAGGATGGAACAATTCGTAGACATATCCGAAAAGCAACACAGCTTTACAAAAGGAAACGTGATTTTATGATCGCCCAATTGGACAAACATCTGCAGGATCATGTGAACTACACTTCTCCACAAGGGGGATTGGCGGTTTGGCTATCTTTTAAACATCAAATCGACTGGGCATTTTTATTCCAAAAATTAAAGGAAAAATCAGTACATATACCGCATCCCGAAAACTACAGCAGAGAAAATGCTTTTGGCGGAATACGGCTAGGCTACGGATCCTTATCAGAGGAATTAATCGAAGAAGGAATAGTCATTTTGGCTGAACTTTTGGAACAGGCAAAACTCTCCACGTAA
- a CDS encoding DUF2231 domain-containing protein, with amino-acid sequence MKSLFEGLPGLHPLLVHFPIVLLLMALISHIGALLLKKHRRPFTVLTFGLLLLGTLGALAAIQTAIHISGDADEGAFAVFEIHQRFAWISFWLASSTTVLHFVSMRKDTGAWINYLILILLISLSVTLFITGHHGARLVYQYGVGPMGNGILIN; translated from the coding sequence ATGAAAAGCTTATTCGAAGGACTGCCCGGTTTACATCCGCTATTGGTGCATTTTCCGATTGTACTCTTGTTGATGGCGTTGATTAGTCATATTGGTGCCTTATTGTTAAAAAAACATCGACGTCCTTTCACTGTGCTGACTTTTGGATTGTTGTTATTGGGAACACTTGGAGCGCTTGCTGCAATTCAGACCGCAATCCATATTTCAGGCGATGCCGATGAAGGTGCCTTTGCGGTTTTTGAGATCCACCAACGTTTTGCCTGGATCAGCTTTTGGCTTGCAAGTAGTACAACAGTCCTGCATTTTGTTAGTATGCGGAAAGATACAGGTGCCTGGATAAACTATTTGATATTGATTTTGTTGATAAGTTTATCGGTGACACTATTTATCACAGGACATCACGGGGCTAGACTGGTCTATCAATATGGCGTAGGGCCGATGGGAAATGGAATACTAATCAATTAA
- a CDS encoding beta-ketoacyl-ACP synthase III, whose translation MTERIPSRPYAAITGIGGYIPPNKRSNTDLEQFCDTSDEWIIKRTGIKERRILDENLATSDMAVKAIQDLATQYHKNLNDVDALIVATSTPDMPMPATANIILEKLGLTNVWAFDVNAACSGFLYALDMASALVETGRYKNVLVVGADNISTYVDLKDRSTNILFGDGAGVIWLEPSLEGGIMDAYLCSNGAGKEFLKIEAGGSLYPIDSNLPVNDNRFLKQDGKTVFKHAVQSMSDACNTVLQRNNLQIEDINWLIPHQANQRIIDAVGRSLNIPEDRALSNIEYLGNTIAATIPLCIWQNIKKLNTGDLVMLTAFGAGFSWGASIFKWMI comes from the coding sequence ATGACTGAGAGAATACCCAGCAGGCCATATGCAGCAATAACTGGTATTGGCGGATATATTCCACCGAATAAAAGATCAAATACAGATTTAGAGCAGTTTTGCGATACATCCGATGAGTGGATTATCAAACGCACAGGTATTAAGGAGCGGAGAATTTTAGATGAAAATCTTGCCACATCAGACATGGCTGTAAAAGCTATACAAGATTTGGCAACACAATATCATAAAAATCTGAACGATGTGGATGCCTTAATTGTGGCGACTTCGACACCTGATATGCCGATGCCGGCAACAGCAAATATCATTTTAGAAAAATTAGGTCTTACCAATGTTTGGGCTTTTGATGTCAATGCTGCTTGCTCTGGATTTTTATATGCCTTAGATATGGCTTCTGCTCTCGTTGAGACTGGACGTTATAAAAATGTACTCGTAGTCGGAGCCGACAACATCAGTACTTATGTCGATTTAAAAGACCGTTCAACCAATATTCTTTTCGGTGATGGCGCTGGTGTGATATGGCTTGAGCCATCTTTAGAAGGTGGAATTATGGATGCCTATCTATGTAGCAATGGAGCGGGAAAAGAATTTTTAAAAATTGAAGCCGGCGGTTCTTTGTATCCAATCGACAGCAATCTTCCTGTTAACGACAACAGATTCCTGAAACAAGATGGTAAAACTGTATTTAAACATGCTGTGCAGTCTATGAGCGATGCCTGCAATACGGTTTTGCAACGCAACAACCTACAGATTGAAGATATCAATTGGTTAATCCCACATCAGGCTAATCAGCGCATCATTGATGCCGTTGGGCGTAGTCTTAATATACCAGAAGATAGAGCGTTAAGTAATATCGAATACCTAGGAAATACCATTGCTGCCACGATCCCACTATGTATCTGGCAAAATATTAAAAAATTAAATACCGGTGATTTAGTCATGTTAACCGCCTTTGGTGCAGGTTTCTCTTGGGGAGCCAGCATATTTAAATGGATGATTTAA
- a CDS encoding aspartate aminotransferase family protein, with protein sequence MKPFPVFEKVDIAIERALGCFVYDKQQQAYLDLYGGHAVISVGHSHPHVVEQTIQQMNKIGFYSNAVTNDLQDRLAQRLGNACGYPTYAIFYSNSGAEANENALKLASFHTGRRKVLAMSNAFHGRTSAAVAATDIQSIRAPINESEQFIFTPFNEISSLKKQLETEEYCAVIIEPIQGVGGIHRASPSFLQEVRAICTKTGTMLILDEIQCGYGRTGLFFAHQHAGIEADLITVAKGIANGLPMAATIISPKIKPVIGQLGTTFGGSHAVCAAALAVLEVIQKEQLIDNAAAVGEFLLTELRKIHGVSEVRGQGLMIGVEFENDIRHLRKELLFSEKIFTGYAGRYTLRLLPPLCFTMHHAETFLKSLRKLVLKDKLAHAVSGY encoded by the coding sequence ATGAAACCATTTCCCGTTTTTGAGAAAGTTGATATTGCGATCGAACGAGCCCTTGGTTGCTTTGTCTATGATAAACAGCAACAGGCCTATCTAGATCTCTATGGTGGTCATGCCGTTATTTCTGTTGGGCATAGCCATCCGCATGTTGTTGAGCAAACTATCCAACAGATGAACAAAATAGGATTTTATTCAAATGCAGTTACAAACGATCTTCAGGATCGTTTGGCCCAACGCTTAGGTAATGCCTGTGGCTATCCGACCTATGCTATTTTTTACAGTAATTCGGGAGCTGAAGCAAATGAAAATGCACTGAAGTTAGCTTCGTTCCATACGGGAAGGAGGAAAGTATTGGCGATGTCCAATGCGTTTCATGGGAGAACTTCAGCTGCGGTTGCGGCAACGGATATCCAGTCAATTCGTGCACCAATAAATGAAAGTGAACAATTTATCTTTACACCTTTCAATGAGATCTCCAGTTTGAAAAAACAATTGGAAACGGAAGAATATTGTGCGGTCATTATTGAACCTATTCAAGGAGTAGGGGGAATTCATCGGGCAAGTCCTAGTTTCTTACAGGAAGTAAGAGCAATCTGCACGAAAACTGGGACTATGCTTATTTTGGATGAAATTCAATGCGGTTATGGGCGCACGGGACTTTTCTTTGCACATCAGCATGCTGGGATAGAAGCCGATCTAATTACTGTGGCCAAAGGGATTGCAAATGGGCTGCCGATGGCGGCGACAATTATTTCGCCTAAAATAAAGCCGGTCATAGGACAATTGGGGACTACTTTTGGCGGCAGTCATGCGGTCTGCGCGGCGGCTCTGGCTGTACTTGAAGTAATTCAAAAGGAGCAATTGATTGATAATGCCGCAGCTGTAGGTGAATTTTTGTTGACAGAATTAAGAAAAATTCATGGCGTGAGTGAAGTTAGGGGGCAAGGTTTGATGATTGGCGTAGAGTTTGAAAACGATATTCGACATCTGCGGAAAGAATTGCTGTTTTCTGAAAAGATTTTTACAGGATATGCAGGACGCTATACGCTCCGTTTATTACCGCCGCTGTGTTTTACCATGCATCATGCGGAGACTTTTTTGAAGAGTCTACGGAAGCTTGTGCTCAAAGATAAACTAGCCCATGCTGTTTCGGGATATTGA
- a CDS encoding DUF3347 domain-containing protein codes for MKKFMPIVATALIFVACNNSRSKNTHADHMVAVAEDTATIAVDNGKGDTALTKEEAAGVSNTAAKIESSTEKVNLKTASNPFAGLYSAYFELKDALVKDNGAAAQATAKGIQAAIEKVNSEQLDAVQGKLWKEYQRKLAFDTEHIAGIKENEHQREHFVTLSKNMYVLMKSVKPEVTVYYQHCPMYRDGKGANWLSTQKKIENPYLGQSMPTCGSIVETIQ; via the coding sequence ATGAAAAAGTTTATGCCAATTGTGGCGACAGCTTTGATATTCGTTGCATGCAACAATTCAAGATCGAAAAATACACATGCAGATCATATGGTCGCTGTTGCCGAGGATACCGCGACGATTGCTGTAGACAATGGTAAAGGCGATACCGCTTTGACTAAAGAAGAGGCGGCCGGCGTAAGTAATACGGCTGCAAAAATAGAATCATCCACTGAGAAAGTTAATCTAAAAACAGCTAGCAATCCTTTTGCAGGCTTATACAGTGCCTATTTCGAACTGAAAGATGCATTGGTTAAGGATAATGGAGCGGCTGCACAGGCAACTGCGAAAGGAATCCAGGCCGCCATTGAAAAAGTTAATAGCGAACAATTGGATGCTGTTCAAGGAAAGCTTTGGAAGGAATATCAACGAAAATTGGCTTTCGATACAGAACATATCGCTGGAATTAAGGAAAATGAACATCAGCGGGAGCACTTTGTGACCCTTTCCAAAAATATGTATGTGTTGATGAAATCTGTCAAACCTGAAGTTACGGTCTATTATCAACACTGTCCTATGTATCGTGATGGAAAAGGAGCCAATTGGTTGAGCACACAAAAGAAAATTGAAAATCCTTATCTAGGTCAATCAATGCCCACCTGTGGATCTATCGTAGAAACAATACAATAA
- a CDS encoding DUF3347 domain-containing protein translates to MRLISLLGLVIPVLLSTQHTHAQIKNAKTATVKVFGNTPAVKTIIEKEGKDGQFAKVDWNQTTKLAVVTYDSSKTSADEVLKRIALAGFDNEKFLAPDDAYIQLAKAEQYERILKPALKNGTEHQVDHTNHSQGVHTIIQPSANTKSADEKTAFALLTNPYFALKDALVKTDAVAAAAQAEAFQAAIKAVDMNKLSHDEHTVWMKVMGKLATDAAGITKNKDVARQRVAFASLSNTLYELLKVSKVDGPIYYQHCPMFNEGKGAHWLSKENAVKNPFFGAQMISCGSTVETLN, encoded by the coding sequence ATGAGATTAATTTCATTACTTGGTTTGGTAATCCCAGTATTACTATCCACCCAACATACACATGCACAAATTAAAAATGCAAAGACAGCGACTGTAAAGGTTTTTGGAAATACACCGGCTGTTAAAACGATCATTGAAAAAGAAGGTAAGGACGGACAATTTGCTAAAGTTGACTGGAATCAGACAACCAAGCTAGCGGTTGTTACCTACGACTCTTCAAAAACAAGCGCGGATGAAGTCCTTAAGCGTATTGCATTGGCGGGGTTCGACAATGAAAAATTTCTGGCTCCAGATGATGCTTATATTCAATTGGCAAAAGCTGAACAATATGAACGAATCTTAAAACCCGCATTAAAAAATGGTACTGAACATCAGGTCGATCATACGAATCATAGCCAGGGCGTACATACAATAATTCAACCTTCGGCGAATACAAAATCAGCCGATGAAAAGACCGCGTTTGCGCTGTTGACAAATCCTTATTTTGCGCTAAAGGATGCTTTGGTGAAGACAGATGCGGTGGCAGCTGCAGCTCAGGCAGAGGCATTTCAAGCAGCAATCAAAGCTGTCGATATGAATAAACTTAGCCATGATGAACACACGGTATGGATGAAGGTTATGGGTAAGCTGGCAACTGATGCGGCAGGTATAACTAAAAATAAAGATGTGGCTAGGCAACGTGTGGCTTTTGCATCTCTTTCAAATACGTTGTATGAGCTTCTGAAGGTGAGTAAAGTGGATGGGCCTATTTATTATCAGCATTGCCCCATGTTTAATGAAGGCAAGGGAGCGCATTGGTTAAGTAAGGAGAATGCCGTGAAAAACCCATTCTTTGGTGCACAAATGATCAGTTGTGGAAGTACAGTAGAAACGTTAAACTAA
- a CDS encoding multicopper oxidase family protein, protein MRKKSNILTVVLLLMTQLTVLAQKVVRHDLYVRDTIVNYAGKSKRAIAVNGQIPMPTLTFTEGDTAEIVVHNELKESTSLHWHGIFLPNKEDGVPHLTQEPIKPNSTYTYRFPIIQHGTHWYHSHSGLQEQIGMYGSLILNKRADDKTFRKGIDDLPTIPVILSEWTNYNPNNIQRMLHTANDWAAIKKGATQSYVEAIKEGKFKTKVTNEWKRQLAMDVSDVYYDKVLMNGAHSTDLKSVNGKALKAGDKVRLRISNGGASSYFWLRYAGGKITVVANDGNDVVPVEVDRLMIAVSETYDVVVTIPNEGTAYEFMATTEDRTQSASYFVGNGIKQLISPLPRLKYFEGMKMMNDMMKMNGDLNDMGMKMSLNQMDMNVVMYPEITGDGKKKEDHSKHSGMDHGQMKMEEDPNRYNANALGDIVTLNYAMLESPQATELPKEAPIRDLKFTLTGNMSRYVWSMDNKILSETDKIPVKKGEVLRISIYNNSMMRHPIHLHGFDFRLLNGKGSKAPLKNVVDIMPMETDTIEFLANEEGDWFFHCHILYHMMAGMNRVFAVDDYKNPNLPDKAKAYKELQMESNMTHFMAQNDFATNGNDGQAMFQNARWQLGSEWRLGYNDMHGYEVETHLGRYFGKMQWFMPFVGFDYRYRRMGQDEHEKNIFGQANKKDSRKALSLGFMYTLPMLVNFQAEVYHDGIVRLQLMREDIPIARRIRGDFMVNSDLEYMAGLNYVITKNMAFRTHYDSDMGFGVGLSLNY, encoded by the coding sequence ATGCGTAAAAAGAGTAATATATTAACGGTTGTTTTATTATTGATGACACAACTGACAGTGCTGGCCCAGAAAGTGGTTCGTCATGACCTTTATGTACGGGATACCATTGTCAATTATGCCGGCAAATCAAAACGGGCAATCGCTGTAAACGGACAGATTCCGATGCCTACCCTGACTTTTACTGAAGGAGATACGGCGGAAATTGTTGTTCACAATGAGTTAAAGGAGAGTACGTCGCTACATTGGCATGGTATTTTTCTGCCGAACAAAGAAGACGGAGTGCCACACCTGACGCAGGAACCTATAAAGCCGAATTCGACTTATACCTATCGCTTTCCGATAATCCAGCACGGTACACACTGGTATCATTCGCATTCCGGCCTACAGGAACAGATCGGTATGTATGGTAGTCTTATTCTCAACAAGCGTGCAGATGATAAGACTTTCCGCAAAGGAATTGATGATTTACCCACGATTCCGGTCATATTGAGTGAATGGACAAATTATAATCCCAATAACATTCAGCGGATGTTACACACGGCCAACGATTGGGCCGCGATAAAAAAAGGCGCTACACAATCGTACGTTGAAGCTATTAAAGAAGGGAAGTTTAAGACGAAAGTCACGAATGAATGGAAACGTCAGCTGGCAATGGATGTCAGTGATGTGTATTATGATAAGGTCCTGATGAACGGGGCTCATTCCACGGATTTAAAATCGGTGAATGGTAAAGCTTTGAAAGCAGGAGATAAAGTGCGTTTACGAATTTCCAACGGAGGTGCTTCGTCTTATTTTTGGCTGCGCTATGCCGGTGGCAAAATTACCGTTGTTGCCAATGATGGGAATGATGTGGTACCGGTGGAGGTCGATCGATTAATGATTGCCGTATCGGAGACTTATGATGTCGTTGTAACAATCCCAAATGAAGGTACAGCTTACGAATTCATGGCAACAACAGAAGATCGAACGCAATCTGCGAGTTATTTTGTCGGAAATGGCATCAAACAGTTGATTTCTCCACTTCCCCGCCTTAAATATTTTGAAGGCATGAAGATGATGAACGATATGATGAAGATGAATGGGGATCTCAATGATATGGGTATGAAGATGAGTCTGAATCAGATGGATATGAATGTGGTGATGTATCCCGAAATTACAGGTGATGGAAAGAAAAAAGAAGATCACAGTAAACATAGCGGTATGGATCATGGACAAATGAAGATGGAAGAAGATCCCAATCGTTATAATGCCAATGCATTGGGCGATATTGTAACGCTAAACTATGCGATGTTGGAATCTCCTCAAGCGACAGAACTGCCTAAAGAAGCGCCGATACGAGATCTTAAATTTACGCTTACGGGAAATATGAGCCGTTATGTATGGAGCATGGACAATAAAATTCTCTCTGAAACGGATAAGATACCTGTAAAAAAGGGCGAGGTATTGCGCATTTCCATCTATAATAATTCGATGATGCGTCATCCAATACATCTGCATGGCTTTGACTTTAGACTGTTGAATGGAAAAGGATCAAAAGCGCCATTGAAAAATGTGGTGGATATCATGCCAATGGAGACGGATACGATCGAATTCTTAGCAAATGAAGAAGGTGACTGGTTTTTTCATTGCCACATCCTGTATCATATGATGGCTGGGATGAATCGCGTATTTGCTGTGGATGATTATAAAAATCCAAATCTTCCAGACAAAGCCAAAGCCTACAAGGAATTGCAAATGGAAAGTAATATGACCCATTTTATGGCACAAAATGATTTTGCGACCAATGGAAATGACGGTCAGGCCATGTTTCAGAATGCGCGTTGGCAGCTCGGTTCCGAATGGCGATTAGGGTATAACGATATGCATGGCTATGAGGTGGAAACCCACCTGGGAAGATACTTTGGGAAGATGCAATGGTTTATGCCATTTGTAGGTTTTGATTATCGTTATCGCCGTATGGGGCAGGATGAACATGAGAAAAATATCTTTGGGCAGGCCAATAAAAAAGATAGTCGCAAAGCTTTGAGTCTAGGTTTTATGTATACTTTACCTATGTTGGTCAATTTTCAGGCGGAGGTGTATCACGATGGTATTGTCAGATTGCAGCTGATGCGAGAAGATATTCCGATCGCTAGAAGAATCCGTGGTGATTTTATGGTCAACTCGGACCTTGAATATATGGCGGGACTAAATTATGTCATCACGAAAAATATGGCGTTTAGAACGCATTATGATAGTGATATGGGCTTTGGTGTAGGCTTGTCATTAAATTATTAA